One window of the Enterobacter huaxiensis genome contains the following:
- the rpmJ gene encoding 50S ribosomal protein L36: MKVRASVKKLCRNCKIVKRDGVIRVICSAEPKHKQRQG; the protein is encoded by the coding sequence ATGAAAGTTCGTGCTTCCGTCAAGAAATTATGCCGTAACTGCAAAATCGTTAAGCGTGATGGTGTCATCCGTGTGATTTGCAGTGCCGAGCCGAAGCATAAACAGCGCCAAGGCTGA